One genomic window of Puniceibacterium sp. IMCC21224 includes the following:
- a CDS encoding TRAP transporter small permease, whose amino-acid sequence MSEFNEAELPDVDLPAGWFAVDRGLVLITKITLAGIGLGFVGLVSSEVVSRFFFDRSMAEVNAIARILLVWFFMLGSGLALRQGAHVGIDLLRRSLRRRGPDIVQVLAELLFFVFLLEMLWASYLAVTSAARQFEGTLGISMVWVMAAFPAGFGLLTYHWGVMVVDRLRRRQRAAA is encoded by the coding sequence GTGTCTGAATTCAACGAAGCAGAGCTTCCCGATGTCGATCTGCCTGCAGGGTGGTTCGCCGTCGATCGGGGGCTTGTCCTTATCACCAAGATCACACTGGCGGGGATCGGCCTTGGGTTTGTGGGCCTGGTTTCCAGCGAGGTCGTGTCGCGGTTTTTCTTTGACCGCTCGATGGCCGAGGTGAACGCCATCGCACGGATTCTGCTGGTGTGGTTCTTTATGCTGGGGTCGGGGTTGGCCCTGCGTCAGGGTGCGCATGTGGGCATCGACCTGCTCAGGCGTAGCCTGCGCAGGCGCGGTCCTGACATAGTGCAGGTCCTGGCAGAGCTGCTCTTTTTTGTGTTTCTGCTCGAAATGCTCTGGGCCAGCTATCTTGCCGTCACCTCTGCTGCGCGGCAGTTTGAGGGTACGCTGGGCATTTCAATGGTCTGGGTGATGGCCGCCTTTCCCGCCGGGTTCGGGCTTTTGACCTATCACTGGGGTGTTATGGTCGTCGACCGGTTGCGACGGCGACAGAGGGCTGCGGCATGA
- a CDS encoding TRAP transporter substrate-binding protein: MNKIKTLGFTVMMAMLPFAPVYGQDVVIRAGLTDPLDTPYGEAMQEFKRIVEDGSGGRIEVQLFPSAQLGALAEQLANVQSGAQEMTLISPAYSSQFFPALNVLELPFLVTNWDEAEQMLNSDAFGTLMADAEAAIDVRLVGNFPYGFRNVANSRGPVETLADMKGLKLRTQSSPVHIAAFEAMGASPVAIDWSETYQAVQTHVVDGLENANSVLIANKFPEIAPYVSVTHHLFGMLLVAMNAKVYESLSEEDKALVAKAMVAAEDVNLRRAKEIEAGSVEQLETMGATVNDVPADQVAAMRESISGVYERFGDRFEPYLSALRASVSQ, translated from the coding sequence ATGAATAAAATCAAAACTTTGGGGTTCACCGTTATGATGGCGATGCTGCCCTTTGCCCCGGTCTATGGGCAGGATGTCGTTATCCGCGCCGGTCTGACCGACCCGCTGGATACACCCTATGGCGAGGCGATGCAGGAATTCAAACGCATCGTTGAAGACGGGTCCGGGGGCCGCATTGAGGTACAGCTTTTCCCCAGCGCCCAGCTTGGCGCGCTGGCCGAGCAGCTCGCCAACGTGCAATCGGGCGCGCAAGAGATGACGCTGATCTCCCCGGCCTATTCCAGCCAGTTTTTTCCCGCGCTCAACGTGTTGGAGTTGCCGTTTCTGGTCACCAACTGGGATGAGGCCGAGCAAATGTTGAACTCGGACGCGTTCGGCACGCTGATGGCGGATGCCGAGGCGGCCATTGACGTGCGGCTGGTCGGGAATTTTCCCTATGGCTTTCGCAATGTGGCGAATTCCCGTGGACCGGTGGAAACGTTGGCGGACATGAAGGGCCTAAAGTTGCGCACCCAAAGTTCGCCGGTGCATATAGCGGCGTTCGAGGCGATGGGCGCAAGCCCTGTCGCCATTGACTGGAGCGAAACCTACCAGGCGGTTCAGACCCATGTGGTCGACGGTCTCGAGAATGCCAATTCGGTCCTGATCGCCAATAAATTTCCCGAGATCGCGCCGTATGTTTCGGTCACGCATCACCTGTTCGGGATGCTTTTGGTGGCAATGAATGCCAAGGTTTATGAATCGCTGAGCGAAGAGGACAAGGCACTGGTGGCCAAGGCGATGGTCGCCGCCGAAGACGTCAACCTGCGCCGCGCCAAGGAAATCGAAGCAGGGTCCGTCGAACAACTTGAAACCATGGGGGCAACGGTCAACGATGTGCCTGCGGATCAGGTTGCTGCAATGCGAGAGTCGATCAGTGGCGTCTACGAGCGGTTCGGAGATCGTTTCGAGCCCTATCTGTCAGCTCTGCGCGCCTCGGTCAGCCAGTAG
- a CDS encoding alpha/beta fold hydrolase, which yields MALKQSGPVIVQIHALGADAAMWSEYSSIIAPKFRTLSPNLFGIGETPRHTAPPTASDHADHLVAGILDLGENVVLSGCAIGAMIATEVAALLGNHVRGLIMANPILRITQPAGEVLRERATRARDGGISAVEQEIVSRAFEGLEIPERRQFFRQRLLAMSGASYADLAEGIVGCDITRAIHRLTCPILLIAGGQDRILPTWHCEEIAALAPGAQICTAPSGGHFMPQQAPEEFAASTRRFLDDLAVA from the coding sequence ATGGCACTAAAACAAAGCGGACCCGTCATCGTTCAGATCCACGCGCTTGGGGCGGATGCGGCGATGTGGTCAGAATACTCATCCATCATCGCACCAAAGTTTCGCACCCTGTCGCCAAACCTCTTTGGTATCGGAGAGACCCCCAGACACACCGCCCCGCCAACGGCGAGCGACCACGCCGACCATCTGGTTGCGGGCATCCTTGACCTGGGCGAAAATGTCGTCCTGAGCGGCTGCGCCATCGGCGCGATGATTGCCACCGAAGTCGCCGCACTTCTGGGCAACCACGTGCGCGGTTTGATCATGGCCAACCCCATCCTGCGGATCACGCAGCCAGCCGGCGAGGTGCTACGCGAACGCGCGACGCGTGCCCGTGACGGCGGCATTTCTGCCGTGGAACAAGAGATTGTTTCACGCGCTTTCGAAGGTCTTGAGATCCCCGAGAGACGGCAATTTTTCCGGCAGCGGCTGCTGGCGATGAGCGGCGCCTCTTATGCTGATCTCGCCGAGGGAATTGTCGGGTGCGACATCACCCGAGCGATCCACCGCCTGACTTGCCCCATCCTCTTGATTGCGGGCGGTCAGGACCGAATTTTGCCCACCTGGCATTGCGAGGAAATCGCGGCGCTGGCGCCCGGTGCGCAGATTTGCACCGCACCCTCTGGTGGACATTTCATGCCCCAGCAGGCACCCGAGGAATTCGCCGCGTCCACCCGCCGCTTCCTGGATGATTTAGCCGTCGCCTGA
- a CDS encoding DUF4286 family protein produces MPRTETPGHGFLLVLASPSPMDEGEFNAWYDTEHVPERVAVPGFLTGLRYVAIDGYPKYLAHYDMEAPEVLDGPDYLAVSGANFGPWTRRVTSNTKVDRSVGRQIWPGDAVLDLAPRLRLIRFDIALTEAMELVECVRTIAGDDETGTRTAMVLQSKDPLRHYVLISATFCLPDHAFLPRFGRLATKIVQHNIYAPYIRA; encoded by the coding sequence ATGCCCAGAACTGAAACCCCGGGCCACGGATTTCTGTTGGTGCTCGCCAGCCCGTCGCCCATGGATGAGGGTGAATTTAATGCGTGGTATGACACCGAACATGTGCCGGAACGAGTCGCGGTTCCCGGATTCCTAACCGGGTTGAGGTATGTCGCGATTGACGGGTATCCCAAGTATCTGGCGCATTACGATATGGAAGCACCAGAGGTTCTTGACGGGCCGGATTACCTGGCGGTTTCAGGTGCGAACTTCGGACCCTGGACGCGGCGGGTGACGTCGAACACCAAAGTCGACCGATCCGTGGGTCGGCAAATCTGGCCGGGGGATGCGGTGCTTGATCTGGCGCCCCGGCTTCGGTTGATCCGGTTCGATATCGCGCTGACCGAGGCGATGGAACTGGTAGAGTGCGTCAGGACGATTGCCGGGGACGATGAGACAGGCACACGAACCGCGATGGTGCTGCAATCCAAAGATCCGCTGCGCCACTATGTGCTGATCAGCGCGACCTTCTGCCTGCCGGACCATGCATTCCTGCCGCGGTTCGGGCGGCTTGCCACAAAGATCGTCCAGCACAACATCTACGCACCTTATATCCGGGCCTGA
- a CDS encoding TRAP transporter large permease, with protein sequence MIVLLLIFAAAITIGVPIAIGMGLAGASWILFFEGLEGSILIRRMYGILSSFPLLAIPLFSMIGLLAERSGMLPEMVKWLQMILGRVRGGVAYINVAASVIMGGVSGTAVSDVAALGRMEIRMMTQAGYSRPYAAALTAATAVIAPIIPPSVAMVIFGLAAGGISIGGLFVAGVIPGLLMGAGLAFMVWSTARAAGEEVLASRPAPRDVILQTLRILPFLLLPVIVVGGIVTGVFTITESAAIGTVYTMVVGLVVTRTLRLRDVYDAMVYSAIISSVVGLLMGTGAIVSWILTRNRVTLYLAEMIGNFTDQATVFLALVAVVLLVLGTVMEATALIIAAAPILVPIARQYGIDDFQFGLVFVLSCMVGMITPPVGILLYMTATIAEIPLEQVFRATLRYALSAMALIGLLILVPQLTTWLPDQFGF encoded by the coding sequence ATGATCGTGCTTTTGTTGATCTTTGCGGCAGCGATAACCATCGGAGTGCCCATAGCCATAGGCATGGGGTTGGCCGGGGCCAGCTGGATCCTGTTTTTCGAGGGATTAGAGGGAAGTATTCTTATCCGGCGGATGTATGGTATCCTGAGCTCGTTTCCGCTGTTGGCAATCCCGTTGTTCAGCATGATCGGCCTTTTGGCCGAGCGGTCGGGGATGCTGCCTGAAATGGTTAAATGGCTGCAGATGATCCTGGGCCGCGTGCGGGGCGGGGTCGCCTATATCAACGTCGCCGCCAGCGTCATCATGGGCGGGGTCAGTGGCACGGCAGTGTCTGATGTTGCCGCGCTGGGGCGGATGGAAATCCGCATGATGACCCAAGCCGGATATTCCAGGCCTTATGCCGCGGCGTTGACTGCGGCCACGGCTGTGATCGCACCAATTATTCCGCCCAGCGTGGCAATGGTCATCTTTGGGCTGGCCGCCGGGGGGATCTCTATCGGCGGCCTGTTCGTCGCGGGCGTCATCCCTGGCCTGCTGATGGGGGCCGGTCTGGCCTTTATGGTCTGGTCCACAGCGCGCGCGGCAGGCGAAGAGGTATTGGCCAGTCGTCCGGCACCGCGCGACGTGATCTTGCAGACCCTGCGCATCCTGCCGTTCCTGCTGTTGCCGGTGATCGTGGTCGGCGGCATCGTGACTGGTGTTTTCACCATCACCGAAAGCGCCGCCATCGGCACTGTCTACACTATGGTCGTGGGGTTGGTTGTCACGCGGACGCTGCGGTTGCGCGATGTGTATGACGCGATGGTTTACAGTGCGATCATCAGCTCGGTTGTTGGATTGCTCATGGGGACAGGCGCGATCGTGTCCTGGATTCTGACACGCAATCGGGTGACGCTGTATCTGGCTGAGATGATTGGAAATTTCACCGACCAGGCGACGGTCTTCCTGGCTTTGGTGGCTGTGGTACTGTTGGTCCTGGGAACGGTGATGGAGGCCACGGCGCTGATCATTGCCGCAGCGCCGATCCTGGTGCCGATCGCGCGGCAATACGGGATCGACGATTTCCAGTTCGGTCTGGTCTTTGTGCTAAGCTGCATGGTTGGGATGATCACGCCGCCTGTGGGCATCCTTCTGTACATGACAGCAACCATCGCCGAGATCCCGCTGGAACAGGTGTTCCGCGCGACCCTGCGTTACGCGCTGTCGGCGATGGCGCTGATTGGGCTGCTTATCCTGGTTCCGCAACTGACCACGTGGCTGCCGGATCAGTTCGGGTTCTGA
- a CDS encoding GntR family transcriptional regulator, translating into MLEDLIILSTDCSDGMTAERSRHCAMEVVERALNFDGVKPSLVSRIAVEVGAEIIEGDYTPGADLNSVDLSQRYSTSRTPVREALMLLEKEGLVVIPPRRRPRVVGFEVKDVREIYRTRCALLEFIAADVARKATTEDIAALEKICDRMAFFFQREDYHAYLWSNVSFHDFNTDLSGNRTVKRIIDSLLLRTLPLRRLSLSTGDAVKHSLEDHLLLVRAFKDRDPNLAAAILRSNHMRSLVRLEQRLGGGKAALGPDVQMDPEAGDL; encoded by the coding sequence ATGCTGGAAGATCTGATCATTTTATCTACCGACTGCAGCGATGGAATGACTGCGGAACGCTCTCGGCACTGCGCGATGGAGGTCGTCGAGCGGGCGCTCAATTTCGATGGAGTCAAACCATCTCTGGTGTCTCGCATCGCCGTCGAGGTGGGTGCCGAGATCATTGAGGGTGATTACACTCCGGGCGCTGACCTCAACTCTGTCGATCTGTCGCAGCGCTACAGCACCAGCCGGACGCCGGTACGCGAGGCGCTGATGCTGCTCGAAAAAGAGGGGCTGGTGGTCATCCCGCCGCGGCGTCGGCCGCGCGTTGTCGGCTTTGAGGTCAAAGACGTGCGAGAGATCTACCGTACGCGCTGTGCGTTGCTGGAATTCATCGCGGCAGATGTCGCGCGCAAAGCAACCACCGAAGATATTGCCGCGCTTGAAAAGATTTGCGACCGGATGGCGTTTTTCTTTCAGCGCGAGGATTACCATGCCTACCTTTGGTCGAATGTGAGCTTTCACGATTTCAATACCGATTTGTCGGGCAACCGGACCGTCAAGCGGATCATCGATTCCCTTTTGCTGCGAACCTTGCCGCTGCGACGCCTCAGCCTTTCGACAGGTGACGCGGTCAAGCATTCGCTTGAAGATCATCTTCTTTTGGTGCGGGCATTCAAGGACCGCGATCCCAATCTTGCCGCAGCGATCCTGCGTTCGAACCACATGCGTTCCCTGGTGCGTCTGGAGCAACGGCTTGGAGGCGGCAAGGCGGCTCTTGGGCCTGATGTTCAGATGGACCCAGAGGCGGGCGATCTCTGA
- a CDS encoding response regulator has product MSRTIISIDDSDIAQAVIQTTLSEFGFDNVVSFLDPAEALEAISSGTVAADLILLDIMMPGIDGIELCARIRGLAQWTDIPIIMLTSRKDTNSLSQAFLAGANDYVTKPFDRIELQARIRSSLRLKAALDRRRTEPRQPAGNGKAARGGGAAFPSSEPIPGLVAQRFSLHAALSDLGESDLKDLGIVALCIDRLQGDHDFNKADKLDIIRATGAALGQVSISAGNLFGHWEDDIFCLISLRSDQAALVDLATRCMSGVAESAVELPLPWGDKTVTISAGIVPPGAAKTVAGGMADAINAAVRASRGSPGSIEVKVSPTVSQGPNVSA; this is encoded by the coding sequence ATGAGCCGAACCATAATTTCCATTGACGATTCCGATATCGCGCAGGCGGTGATCCAGACGACGCTGTCTGAATTTGGTTTCGATAATGTCGTAAGTTTCCTTGATCCGGCCGAGGCACTTGAGGCCATCAGTTCCGGAACCGTTGCGGCGGATCTGATCCTGCTGGACATTATGATGCCCGGAATAGACGGAATAGAATTGTGCGCGCGAATCCGCGGGCTGGCACAATGGACTGATATCCCGATCATCATGTTGACCAGTCGCAAGGATACAAACTCGCTTTCGCAGGCGTTCTTGGCCGGCGCCAATGACTATGTCACCAAACCCTTTGACAGAATTGAGTTGCAGGCCCGTATCAGAAGCTCTCTGCGGCTCAAGGCCGCATTGGACAGACGTCGTACCGAGCCGCGACAACCTGCGGGAAACGGCAAGGCCGCTCGGGGCGGCGGGGCAGCATTCCCATCAAGCGAACCGATCCCCGGACTTGTCGCGCAGCGGTTCAGCCTGCATGCGGCGCTGTCCGATCTTGGGGAAAGCGATCTAAAGGATCTGGGAATCGTCGCGCTCTGCATCGACAGGCTTCAGGGTGATCACGACTTTAACAAAGCCGACAAACTAGACATCATTCGGGCCACAGGCGCTGCTCTGGGGCAGGTTTCGATTTCTGCCGGGAACCTTTTCGGCCACTGGGAAGACGACATTTTTTGCCTGATCTCGTTGCGGTCGGATCAGGCCGCTCTGGTTGATCTGGCCACGCGTTGCATGTCCGGTGTCGCGGAAAGCGCGGTGGAACTCCCGTTACCCTGGGGCGACAAAACAGTGACCATAAGCGCCGGAATTGTGCCGCCAGGGGCAGCCAAAACGGTAGCGGGGGGTATGGCCGATGCCATCAATGCCGCAGTGCGGGCCAGCCGTGGGTCCCCAGGTTCAATAGAAGTCAAGGTATCGCCAACCGTCAGTCAGGGCCCGAATGTTTCAGCTTGA
- a CDS encoding ATP-binding protein, with translation MDEADLQLNHIAELLQTNVESSLSISNIQIWNALDRVAQLPLRDADWVDETYGALLRGVVQQVEQIDSLVLIDRRGTVIWASVGQLVGVDLSDRQYFQRALNLTRGQYAIGVPIASRGTDRRVTPIAWPILNREGVILGVAASALGEDYFAELLSSTGFQSDMIIEMVTENGDVAFSAPKEARDLSVSVLSASRQIPSLDLTVTVSRSREAILLGQLERSVAFVTVSVLLFATALGIAIHSQLKSFKLAESLYRTERGNRRIQAAQKEFDAIFQNVADGIVVFGDDRSMRRANKKARDLLDASNAEEASSKLMELIPWKTELGGEPRNYKLNMNRDAGKGEPMHIQARAMSLELNGMNFVYCVLSDITSQERLTSARDSFITSINHELRTPLTSLAGALDMLEGRFGEQLPNGAGKLVDMAARNADRLLMLVNDILTLQAIDQQQLHFKLEQLSVSDALAEALSTNTGYGMGAGVKLVLEQVDQQAYFMADRMRLQQVFSNIISNAVKYSPKGGEVRIGASIDEGSVSFWVSDRGPGIPESARGRLFQRFTAPVHGQGVQATGTGLGLAITKELVKRQDGKIALVSKPIDDHPSDHGSTFYVIFSTVAHNKTPEEQTA, from the coding sequence TTGGACGAGGCGGATCTCCAGCTGAACCATATCGCTGAACTGCTACAGACCAACGTTGAATCGTCCCTCAGCATCTCGAACATCCAAATATGGAACGCGCTTGATCGCGTGGCGCAGCTTCCGCTACGGGATGCCGATTGGGTAGATGAAACCTACGGCGCGTTGTTGCGCGGGGTTGTCCAGCAGGTTGAACAGATCGACAGTCTCGTGCTCATTGATCGACGCGGCACCGTGATCTGGGCCTCTGTGGGACAACTGGTTGGAGTTGACCTTTCTGATCGACAGTATTTTCAGCGTGCCCTTAATCTGACCCGTGGTCAGTATGCGATAGGTGTGCCGATTGCATCGCGGGGAACAGACCGTCGGGTCACGCCGATTGCCTGGCCGATCCTGAACCGCGAAGGGGTAATTCTCGGCGTAGCCGCATCCGCGCTTGGCGAAGATTATTTTGCGGAACTGCTGTCCTCCACCGGTTTTCAGTCAGACATGATAATCGAAATGGTCACCGAAAATGGTGATGTCGCATTTTCGGCTCCCAAGGAGGCAAGAGATCTTTCAGTTTCGGTTCTTTCTGCTTCCAGACAAATCCCGTCTCTTGATCTTACGGTAACTGTTTCCCGCTCGCGCGAGGCGATACTTCTGGGTCAGCTCGAGCGGTCGGTGGCCTTCGTAACCGTTTCTGTTCTGCTGTTCGCCACCGCCTTGGGGATTGCCATACATTCCCAGTTGAAAAGCTTTAAGCTCGCAGAGTCGTTATATCGAACCGAGCGGGGCAACCGGCGCATCCAAGCCGCCCAAAAAGAGTTCGATGCGATCTTTCAAAACGTGGCCGACGGGATCGTGGTGTTTGGCGACGATCGCTCTATGCGGCGTGCGAACAAGAAAGCACGCGACCTGCTGGATGCCAGCAACGCCGAAGAGGCGTCGTCCAAGCTCATGGAACTTATTCCCTGGAAGACGGAACTGGGCGGCGAACCGCGCAATTACAAACTGAACATGAACAGGGATGCAGGGAAAGGCGAACCCATGCATATTCAGGCGCGTGCGATGAGCCTGGAGCTGAACGGTATGAACTTTGTGTATTGCGTCCTGTCAGATATCACCTCGCAAGAGCGACTGACATCCGCCAGGGACAGCTTTATTACCTCCATAAACCATGAACTGAGAACACCGCTGACGTCGCTTGCCGGCGCGTTGGACATGCTAGAGGGCCGGTTTGGCGAACAATTGCCGAATGGTGCGGGTAAACTGGTGGACATGGCGGCGCGAAATGCGGATCGCCTGCTGATGCTGGTGAATGATATCCTGACCCTACAGGCGATAGATCAGCAGCAACTTCACTTTAAACTGGAACAACTGTCTGTTTCCGATGCGCTTGCCGAAGCGCTTAGTACCAATACCGGCTATGGAATGGGTGCGGGCGTAAAGCTGGTGCTGGAGCAAGTTGATCAACAGGCCTATTTTATGGCCGACCGTATGCGACTCCAGCAGGTGTTTTCCAACATCATTTCAAACGCGGTAAAATACTCGCCCAAAGGCGGCGAGGTCAGGATTGGCGCAAGCATAGACGAAGGGTCGGTCTCGTTTTGGGTCAGCGACCGCGGTCCTGGAATCCCGGAAAGCGCGCGCGGACGATTGTTCCAGCGGTTCACAGCCCCGGTGCACGGTCAGGGCGTTCAGGCCACAGGAACCGGGCTTGGGCTGGCCATCACCAAAGAGCTGGTCAAACGGCAGGATGGCAAGATTGCCCTGGTCAGCAAGCCGATTGACGACCACCCGTCCGACCATGGATCTACTTTCTACGTTATTTTTTCGACCGTTGCGCACAACAAAACACCCGAGGAACAGACAGCATGA
- a CDS encoding alpha/beta fold hydrolase, whose protein sequence is MTLALNYREEGAGKPVVLLHPVGLDLESWRHVTPLLARSRRVIAVDLRGHGRSPKEPRSTDIFDYAADVAVLIEALDLGPCPVVGVSFGGMVTTALAISRPDLVSTAVVSACPSAIPKAGRTGLRARGDTALVEGMAAILPDTLNRWFTDRFLHSEEVEIYRKRLLDDDPADWCAGWHTIAGLDLTAQLCLIGCPVYCIHAESDKGASLAAMTATVEGVKDGRLDVIAGAPHMVHIECPEEFAGLLLGHLEAVGA, encoded by the coding sequence ATGACGCTTGCGTTGAACTATCGCGAGGAGGGCGCGGGGAAACCCGTTGTCCTCCTTCATCCTGTCGGGCTGGATCTGGAGTCATGGCGCCATGTGACCCCGCTGCTGGCCAGGTCGCGTCGCGTGATTGCGGTGGATTTGCGGGGGCACGGCAGGTCGCCAAAGGAGCCTCGGTCAACAGACATCTTTGACTATGCGGCAGATGTGGCGGTGCTGATTGAGGCGCTGGATCTAGGCCCCTGTCCGGTGGTTGGGGTGTCCTTTGGCGGCATGGTCACGACAGCGCTGGCCATCAGTCGGCCGGATCTGGTCAGTACGGCAGTGGTGTCGGCCTGTCCGAGCGCGATACCCAAAGCTGGCCGAACGGGGCTGAGGGCGCGCGGCGATACGGCACTGGTCGAGGGTATGGCGGCGATCCTGCCGGACACTCTGAACCGCTGGTTCACGGACAGGTTCCTGCACAGCGAAGAGGTGGAAATTTATCGCAAGCGGCTGTTAGACGATGATCCGGCCGATTGGTGCGCCGGGTGGCACACGATCGCCGGACTGGATTTGACCGCGCAACTGTGTCTGATCGGATGCCCGGTCTATTGCATCCACGCAGAGAGCGACAAAGGCGCTTCGCTGGCGGCAATGACTGCAACGGTCGAAGGCGTGAAGGACGGAAGACTCGACGTGATCGCGGGTGCACCGCATATGGTGCATATCGAATGCCCAGAGGAATTCGCCGGGCTGCTGCTTGGGCATCTGGAGGCTGTCGGCGCCTGA
- a CDS encoding response regulator has translation MKLLFVDDEADIRELVEMALMTEDDIDVRFAASGAEALDIILSDAFDVIMLDVMMPPPDGLQLLRTARSRAVLNDTIIIMCTAKTSSEAEAEFRSLGANHVLHKPFKPLKLADFLRQLD, from the coding sequence ATGAAACTCCTCTTTGTCGACGACGAGGCTGACATCCGCGAATTGGTTGAAATGGCGCTGATGACCGAGGACGATATCGACGTTCGGTTTGCAGCAAGCGGCGCCGAGGCGCTTGATATCATCCTGAGCGACGCTTTTGACGTAATCATGCTGGATGTGATGATGCCGCCTCCTGATGGTCTGCAACTATTGCGCACCGCCCGCAGCCGTGCCGTTCTAAACGATACAATCATTATAATGTGCACCGCCAAGACGTCATCCGAGGCAGAGGCTGAATTCCGCTCACTTGGGGCAAACCACGTACTGCACAAGCCATTCAAACCGCTAAAACTTGCTGATTTTCTCAGGCAGCTGGATTGA
- a CDS encoding aminopeptidase has product MSATFSGTLEYLRAPIERNIKAGSRVLVLSDTAHDPRVWQAVMTILADIGAESTVALFERRPADYYDPPAAVCEAMMKSDFNILLASTGMLHSPANFRAMEAGIPAICMDGGMSLEMFQSGAVTDDMKMIALRKHYVAKNVFGANAQECRVTSRHGTDFTYSVKDRITQPPLPGDDFDRFKIIDFARDENRPGNNLLYYLFPTGEFNVAPVEYTANGKLVIDLTMHHIGRVYSPIELTVKDGRVVSIDGDADARILRDYLEAYGDDNAYMCPAEASVGVNAKAVIRGIQREDKNIMGTMHFGLGTNVDVGGSIRSSIHMDGVILHPTLYVDGVKRIDNGKFLVPIESD; this is encoded by the coding sequence ATGAGCGCGACTTTCTCGGGGACACTTGAATACCTACGAGCGCCAATCGAGCGAAATATAAAGGCGGGCAGCCGGGTTCTGGTGCTCTCGGACACGGCGCATGATCCCCGCGTCTGGCAAGCGGTGATGACGATCCTGGCCGACATCGGTGCCGAGTCGACCGTAGCGCTGTTCGAGCGCCGCCCGGCAGATTACTACGATCCGCCTGCGGCCGTTTGCGAGGCCATGATGAAGTCGGACTTCAACATCCTGCTCGCCTCGACCGGGATGCTGCATAGCCCTGCCAACTTCAGGGCGATGGAGGCGGGGATACCGGCGATCTGCATGGATGGCGGCATGTCGTTGGAAATGTTCCAGTCCGGCGCGGTGACCGATGACATGAAGATGATTGCGCTGCGAAAGCACTATGTCGCCAAGAACGTGTTCGGTGCCAACGCACAGGAATGCCGGGTCACGTCGCGCCACGGGACCGATTTCACCTATTCTGTCAAAGACCGGATCACCCAGCCGCCGTTGCCGGGCGACGACTTTGACCGTTTCAAGATCATCGACTTTGCCAGGGACGAGAACCGCCCAGGCAACAACCTGCTATACTATCTGTTCCCGACCGGCGAATTCAACGTCGCCCCGGTGGAATATACCGCCAACGGCAAGCTGGTGATCGACCTGACCATGCACCATATCGGTCGGGTGTATTCACCCATCGAACTGACGGTCAAGGATGGTCGCGTCGTTTCGATCGACGGCGATGCGGACGCCCGCATCCTGCGCGATTATCTAGAGGCATACGGCGACGACAATGCCTATATGTGCCCGGCAGAGGCGTCGGTGGGCGTCAACGCCAAAGCCGTCATTCGCGGCATCCAGCGTGAGGACAAGAACATCATGGGGACCATGCACTTTGGTCTGGGCACCAATGTCGATGTCGGCGGTTCGATCCGGTCCAGCATTCATATGGACGGGGTAATATTGCACCCCACGCTGTACGTGGACGGCGTCAAGCGCATTGATAACGGCAAATTCCTGGTGCCGATCGAGTCCGATTGA